GAGCTGCTCGCAGAGATGCTGAGTGAGTTTTAGATACCTATAAAATTGTTTATATTATAGATAGATAATACAATTTTTTTGTATTATCTATGTCAAATTAGTAATTTATGCTATAATCTCCCTATGAACATATTGCAATTAAGAAAACAAATAGCGACATCAGTATTTACACATGATCTTTTGGAAAATATATTAAATCCTTATGTTGGCAATGTCAATGCAAAAATATCCTACATGGTCAAAAAAGGTGAACTTATTCGTCTTAAAAAAGGGGTTTATGCTTTTGGAGAAGAATATCGCTCTGCTCCCATAGATATGATCAGCGCAGCCAATATACTGTATGCGCCCTCTTATGTTTCTTTTGAATATGCTTTATCATATTATGGTCTGATCCCTGAAAGGGTATATGAAGTCACCTCTGCAACGATGCGTATGAAAAAAGAGTTCGATACCCCTGTAGGACGATTTACTTATAAAAGTATCCCACTGAAGGCCTATGCCATAGGTATTGATTGGATCTATGATGATATTAATGGTGGAAAGCTTATAGCCACAGCCGAAAAAGCACTCTGTGACAAGATCAGATCCGATAGAGGCATAGGAAGGTTGTCCCAATCCAAACTGGAAACCTATCTGGCATATGATCTTCGTATCGATATGGATCTGCTTTATGCATTGGATGCAGGCCTCATTTCTGCAATTGCAGCAGCATACAGATCATCCAACTTGCAGAATTTGGCGAAACTCATAAATAAAAGGAAACAAAGTGCCTGACATTCACCCTGCCATTGCAAAGATGTTGGAGAAGTACGATCTTTCAACAGCAGATAAAACCTATGAAGCTTTACGTGAGATTCTCCAGGAGATGATCTTGCTTGGACTTTCCCGAGCAGGTTTTTTTGATCATGCTCTTTTTTATGGCGGTACGGCACTGCGTATTTTGCATGGATTAGACAGGTTTTCTGAAGATCTTGACTTCTCTCTTCTGGCACCAGATGAGAACTTTGATCTGTCTGTCTATGAAGATGCAGTTATAGAAAGTCTGCACTCTTTTGGGTTTGAGGTCACCATTCAGATAAAAAATGTCAAAGGGAACATTAGGTCGGCTTTTCTCAAAGGCAATACCAGCCAACATCTCCTCAACATAGCAGCTCCGGAAGATATAGTCAAAACCTTTGGTCAAGGAAGACTTGTCAAGATAAAGCTTGAAGTAGATACCCAACCGCCACTTGACTTTGAAAGTGAAAAAAAGACGCTGCTTGTACCTTCACCGTTTACTGTGCATACGATGACTCTCTCTTCGCTCTTTGCTGGCAAGATGCATGCCATTTTATGCAGAAACTGGTCGAGCCGTCCAAAGGGTAGGGATTGGTACGATCTGGTTTGGTATATCTCTCAGGGAGTTGAGCTCGATCTTAAACATCTCAATGCGAGACTGAAGCAAAACTGTACCTGGTTGGAAGATCAGGGTATAGCGTTGAAAAAAGAGATAGACAGAACGTATGTATTAGAACTTCTCACAAAGCGAATAGAAGATCTAAATATTTCCATGGCAAAAAGGGATGTAGAAGTATTTATAGCAGATAAAAGTGTTTTAGATATTTGGAGTCAAGCGTTCTTTCTGGAGATCATTGAAAGAATACAATGTAGATAGCAGTCTACGCTACGTTAAAATACCCAGTTTCAATCTGATCCAACTCGGTTTTTTTGTGATTTTGTAGATCACTGAAAAGATACAATTTGACAAAATAGGTAATATAACCTATAATATAGGTATTAAAAACTATTTAGTAGGTTTATAAAGGATGTGAGATGCTGGAAACAATATTCGGTTCGAAGAACCGTGAGCGTGTATTGCAGTTCATTCTTGCCAACGGAGAGGGGTATGCCAAAGAGATAGCAGATTTCTACGGTACCAGTATCGACCCCATTCAAAAGCAGTTGGAAAAGATGGAACTTGGTGGTGTCCTTGTCAGTAAAAAAGTAGGCCGTACACGGCTGTTCATGTTCAATCCCCGCTATGCTTTTCTTAATGAGTTGAAAGCACTTCTGGAGAAAGCCAGAAGCTATTACAGCCCCGAAGAGATAGAACGGCTGACAATGACACGCAAACGACCAAGAAGGTCTGGAAAACCGTTATGAAAAGCATTAAAGAGATGACTATGGAGGAGTTGGCTGCCTATGTATGCAGTCAACTTGAAAAGGAAGTAGAAAAATTTGAAGTTTTTAAAAAGAGGGTGCTTAAGTAAACTGTATTGCTTAATCTTACGCTACGTCAAAATGACCGGTCTCAACCATGTCCAACTCTGTTTTCTTTTTTTGTGAAATTCTGTAGAGATCGTACTGGTTTTGAAGGTTGAGCCAGAGCTGTGGTGATGTATCAAAATACTTTGCCAGTCTCAATGCCATTTCTGTCGTAATACCTCTTTTTTCATTGACAAGTTCATTGATTGCACGAAATGAGGTGTGCAGTGCTTTTGCCAGATGGCTTTGTGTAATACCAAGTGGTACCAAAAATTCTTCTTTAAGTATTTCACCTGCATGTGCAGGCAGTCTGTTTAGTTTTGACAAAATAGGTAATAATAAAGAATAGCTTTATTAAAGGATAATATGACTTCCTTTAATAGTGGAGATGGTTATTAAAGGTTTGTGGGGTAAAATTTAATAAAAAATGATACTATTAAAGAATAACAGTTTTTCCTTTAATAAGGAAAGTTCCTGTTAAACCTTTTTCAGAACAGGGGAAGATGATGAAACGAGGTCTTATAGGGCACTATGAAGAGAGTATCGTGGGTGAGAAGGTGAGGGCATTCATTCCCGATCCGCTTCCTCCCAAAGAAGAGATACTGTTTGATGCAAAGCGTCAACAATTGTTGGAACGGGCGACTATGGCATTGGGGAGGTTGGACAGTATCACGCTCTTACTGCCCGATCCTGATATCTTTCTCTATTCCTATGTCAGACAGGAGGCGGTGCTCTCTTCTCAGATAGAAGGTACACAATCCTCTTTGTCCGACCTGCTGCTTTATGAGGTCGATGAGGCACCGGGTGTACCTTTTGATGATGTGGTGGAGGTGTCACAGTATGTGGGTGCGCTTGATCATGGTTTAAAGAGATTGAATGGCGGTTTTCCATTGTGTAACCGTTTGCTCCGTGAAATGCACGAAGTACTGCTCTCTCACGGTAGGGGGAGCAGCAAACAGCCCGGAGAGTTCCGTAGAAGCCAAAACTGGATCGGTGGTACCAGACCAGGGAATGCCCAATTCGTTCCGCCGCCACCGCACAGGGTCGAGGAGTGTATGAGGGCACTGGAGCAGTTTCTGCATGATGAAGAGCAACCTTATCCGACACTCATTAAGGCAGCATTGGCGCATGTACAGTTCGAGACCATTCATCCGTTCCTGGATGGTAACGGCAGGCTGGGTCGTTTGCTTATCTCGTTCATCCTCCATCATGACGGTCTGCTCTCCAAGCCGCTGCTCTATCTGAGCCTCTATTTTAAAGAGCATCGTGCCTATTATTATGAACTGCTCAATCGTGTACGAGAAGAGGGGGACTGGGAAGCGTGGATCGACTTTTTCCTCGAAGGTGTGGAAAAAACAGCGCTTGATGCTGTGACCAAGGCGCAGCTGCTTGTACAGACTATGAGAGAAGATGAGCTTACCGTAAGCCAGACAGGACGACAGGCGAATAGTATGCTCCGCTGTTTGCAATCGCTTTCCCATCGCCCTGTTAACTCTATCAAAGGTATAGCAGAAAGTACAAACCTCTCCTATCCATCTGTTTCCAAAGCCATAGAGAAACTTGAAGAACTTGGCATCGTCAGAGAGATCACGGGAAAAGAGCGGAACAGGGTGTATGGGTATGAGAGGTTTTTGAGGGTGTTGAATGGATAGGAGTATCAATTGTGGAGTAATAAATTAGGCAGTGTGATAAAGTAGCCTCATATCCCTTTACACTACGTCAAAATGCCTGATCTCAACCTGATCCAACTCTGCTTTCTTTTTTCATTGACAAGTTTATTGATTGCATGAAATGAGGTGTGCAGTGCTTTTGCCAAATGGCTTTGTGTAATGCCAAGTGGTACCAAAAATTCTTCTTTGAGTATTTCGCCTGCATGTGTAGGTGGTCTGTTCAGTTCTATCATGACTTACTCCTAATGATAGTCTGTTATTACGAGATGATAAGTGTATGTTTTCAGTATTTTACAAAGTTTTATCATAACATGAAATAACAGTAGTGTCATGGTTGTAAAATAATGAAAAATTTTCAATTTCTTCCCATATGAGATCACCAAAGAGTTGGAGTAGGTAAAGTTTGCAGTCAATGTGAGTATTAGGAGAATAAGGAAAAATAATACTATTACTCGTATGTTGTATGTTCTGTTTGTAAGTTTTAAGTATGCTGATACTTTATAGAAAAAACATTAAATAAAGTTTAATAGATAAATATAAAAAATTATTGATATAATTAACTTCAATAATCAATAATATTTCTTTTAAAGGCACTATTATCAAGGCTATCCAACTACTTCCAAAAGCTGCATCACTGATTGAATCTCTGAGAGATATAGGGTACTCGTTTGAAAGTGCTGTAGCGGATATCATTGATAATAGTATTACTGCCAATGCAAAAAATATAAAAATTTATTTTGATATCCATGAAAACAGGCTTTCTTTGGCAATTCTTGATGATGGTCTGGGAATGGACCGGGATACCTTGATTGAAGCAATGCGTCCCGGGAGCAAAAACCCTCTTGACAACAGGGATAAAAATGATTTGGGACGTTTTGGACTGGGATTGAAAACAGCCTCTTTCTCACAATGTAGAAAACTGACAGTAGTATCATCACAAAACAATATAAAAACAGCCGCATTGTGGGATCTTGATTATGTGGCTGAGCAGAATGACTGGTCTCTACAGTTACCTGAAAAAGAAGAGCTTAATAATCTGTATATGATTGAAAACCTTGAAGAAAATGGTACTTTGGTGATTTGGGAGAATACGGATCGGATTATTGATGATACTGTAGTGGAAAAAACAGAGCATATTATTTATGAAAAAATACAGGATCTGCAAAAACACCTTGAACTGGTATTTCACCGTTATCTTGCAGGAAAAGACAAAATCAGTATTTATATCAATGATTCACAGTTAAAACCTTTTGATCCCTTTTTTACCGCTCATCCTGCTACAGATGAATTACAGAAAGAAATTATTGTTGTTAATGGAGAAAAAGTACATATACAACCGTATCTTCTGCCCCATTATACAAAAGTTTCTGCCCATGATTATGAGTATTATGCAGGGGTAGGCGGATATCTTAAAAATCAGGGCTTTTATGTATACAGGAATAAAAGGCTTCTTATTTCAGGAACATGGTTCAGGTTGATTCCCCAGTCTGAAATGTATAAACTTGCAAGAATCAAAATTGATCTTCCCAACAGTCTGGATCATCTTTGGAAAATTGATGTAAAAAAATCTCATGCTTCTCCTCCGGCAATTATTAAAAACAGACTGAAAAAAATTATAGAAAAAATAGCAGGTGCATCTACCCGTGTATATAAATCAAAAGGAGCCAGACTTGCAAAATCAGATGTTGCATTCTGGGAGCGGTACAGTGCCAGGGGAGAAATAAGGTATACGGTTAACAAAGGACATCCGATGATTGATGCTTTTGTAAAGAAACTGAACAAAGAACAAAAATATGAGTTTTCCGAAATTCTTGATTTGATAGCAGACTTTTTCCCCAAGGATACCCTGTATGCAGATCTCGGGAACAATCCGAAAGAAGTGGTTTTTGAAAATATAGTAACTGATACCGAACTGGAAGAGAAAGCTTTGCTGTTGTACCAGAACAAACTTTTTACCCTGGAAAATCTTGGTATTCTCAATAAAATGGAGCCATTCAGCAAATATACAAAAAACTGGGAAAAGTTCTTTGCCGAACAGATCCAAAAAGGAAAAATTTGATGGATTGTTATGAAAAAATCAAAAGCCAGTTAAAAACACTGATAATTACAACAAAAGAACTACCTACCAAAGAAGATCTGTATAAGAAGATTCCATTATTTGAGCAGGTATTGGGTTGCCTCCTCAGTGATGAGGAAAGTGAGCTTCTGGTCAAAGAAATAATTTCTGAAAATCAGATATCCATTCCTCTGGGTACAGAAGTTGTCAAAAAAGGCTGGGAGCCATGGCTTCACAAGATTAAAGACAGAAGTACATACTATGAGGACAGATACAGATATTATCTGCTCAATAATGAAGGATATCCTGCCGGAGTAGTAAATAAAATTTTTGAAAAAAATGAAAAAATACTGGATTACCTTGAAAACCCGGAAAGAGAAGGCAGGTGGATCAAAAAAGGATTGGTTATGGGGTATGTACAGTCCGGTAAAACAGCCAACTATATTTCTCTTATCAATAAAGCAGCCGATGTTGGATATAAACTTATTATACTGATAGCAGGTATTCACAACAACCTGAGAGAACAGACACAGAAAAGAGTTAATGAAGGATTTATCGGTTTTGACAATCTTGAAAAAGAATATATAGGGGTGGGTCAGATAGACAGTAAAAGGATACCGGGAAGTCTGACAAGTACTTTGAATGATTTTAAAAAGACAAATCTTCAGTCGCTTGGTATCAATCCCAAGGATTATAAAGAACCGATTATCCTTGTAATCAAAAAAAACTATTCAACCCTGAACAATATTTTAAACTGGCTGAAGGGAACTACTACAGAAGAAAAGTTGTCAGACTATCCGTTATTGATTATTGATGATGAAGCAGACAATGCTTCTGTCAATACGAAAAAAAATCCGGACGAAGCAACAAAAATAAACAAGCAAATACGTCAGATTCTTGAACTTTTTCACAGAAGATGTTATGTGGGTTATACGGCTACACCGTTTGCAAATATCTTTATCAACCCAAACAATGAAGATGATGAAGTAGGGGTTGATCTCTTTCCTGAAGATTTTATTATTGCTCTTGAGGCCCCCTCAAACTATATTGGAGCAACAAGAATTTTTCTGGATGAAGATTCCGATATCCTGAGAGAAATTGAAGATAATGAAACTTGTCTTCCCGTAAAACACAAAGCCGACTGGCGTGTAGACTGTCTGCCTGAAAGTTTATATAATGCAGTCTATGTGTTTTTACTCTCCGGGGCAATTAAACGCCTGAGAGGCATAAAAAACCGTCATCATTCCATGTTGATCAATGTCTCTTTTCGTATCGCTATCCAGGAGCAGATCAAGACAATATTGGATGAAGATGTCAGAAATATTTTAACGATGGTCAGATACAACTGTAAAAAGAATCTTCACAGTATGTTGAAGAATGATACAATTTCGATAATGTACAGAATATGGGAGGGTGAATATTCTGACAAAGATCCCTACAGTTTTTCGGAGGTTCTGGAAGAAATTACCAACTATGAACGTTTGACAAAAGTTCAGGTAATCAATAGTAAAAACGAACCTTTACGTTACAGCGACTATGATGATACCGGACTTAATGTTATTGCTATTGGAGGCTATTCCCTGTCGCGAGGCTTTACTCTTGAAGGTTTGACTGTAAGTTATTTTCTTCGTAATACCCAAATGTATGATACTTTGCTTCAGATGGGAAGATGGTTTGGGTACCGTGACAGATATGAGGATTTATGCAGAGTATATATGCGTGTAGAAGCTATTGAGTGGTACGGCTATATTGCAGAAGTGGTTGAAGAGTTAAAGGAAGAACTTAAAATCATGGAATATTACAAACAAAGCCCTCGGGACTATGGACTTAAAATAAAAGACCATCCTGCCTCCCTGATAGTTACTGCAAGAAACAAAATGTACAGTGCCCGTGATGCCCTTGTGGAAGTGTGCTATTCCAATAAACTGATTGAAACAAGAGTACTCAGCAACAGAAAAAATGTGATTGAAGACAATCTTGCTGCAGTCAGTCAGTTTGTAAAAGAGCTTGGTGAGAACTTTATTCCAAATGCGAACAATTATTTATGGGAAAATATTGATGCTGATACAGTACTGGGGTTTCTAAAAAAGTTTAAAAATCATCCGTTGAACCAGAGTACAGATACCGGAGCATTAACCAACTATGTTGAAAAAGGAAAAGAGTATGAACTGAAATCCTGGGATGTGGCACTGATAAATATCAGTAAGAATGAATCGTATATCCTTTTTGATGATTTTAAAACCGGTAAAATCGAGAGAAATGCTCCCCGTGAAGATGATGCTGTTATCATCAGTGGAAAGAAGCACAGGGTTGGACAGCCGAGTGATGAACGGATAGCTTTGGAGCCGAAAGATATTGATGCTGCAAAAGATCTGGCTATCAACCTGAAAAAAATGAAGCTGGAAGCAGAGGGTGTGTTTGGAGAAGAAATAGAAGAAAAACTCAAATCTGTAAAACCTAAAGGAAATCATTACCGGGAATTCAGAAAAAAACCGC
The window above is part of the Sulfurovum riftiae genome. Proteins encoded here:
- a CDS encoding nucleotidyl transferase AbiEii/AbiGii toxin family protein; protein product: MPDIHPAIAKMLEKYDLSTADKTYEALREILQEMILLGLSRAGFFDHALFYGGTALRILHGLDRFSEDLDFSLLAPDENFDLSVYEDAVIESLHSFGFEVTIQIKNVKGNIRSAFLKGNTSQHLLNIAAPEDIVKTFGQGRLVKIKLEVDTQPPLDFESEKKTLLVPSPFTVHTMTLSSLFAGKMHAILCRNWSSRPKGRDWYDLVWYISQGVELDLKHLNARLKQNCTWLEDQGIALKKEIDRTYVLELLTKRIEDLNISMAKRDVEVFIADKSVLDIWSQAFFLEIIERIQCR
- a CDS encoding ATP-binding protein, producing the protein MGYSFESAVADIIDNSITANAKNIKIYFDIHENRLSLAILDDGLGMDRDTLIEAMRPGSKNPLDNRDKNDLGRFGLGLKTASFSQCRKLTVVSSQNNIKTAALWDLDYVAEQNDWSLQLPEKEELNNLYMIENLEENGTLVIWENTDRIIDDTVVEKTEHIIYEKIQDLQKHLELVFHRYLAGKDKISIYINDSQLKPFDPFFTAHPATDELQKEIIVVNGEKVHIQPYLLPHYTKVSAHDYEYYAGVGGYLKNQGFYVYRNKRLLISGTWFRLIPQSEMYKLARIKIDLPNSLDHLWKIDVKKSHASPPAIIKNRLKKIIEKIAGASTRVYKSKGARLAKSDVAFWERYSARGEIRYTVNKGHPMIDAFVKKLNKEQKYEFSEILDLIADFFPKDTLYADLGNNPKEVVFENIVTDTELEEKALLLYQNKLFTLENLGILNKMEPFSKYTKNWEKFFAEQIQKGKI
- a CDS encoding Fic family protein, encoding MKRGLIGHYEESIVGEKVRAFIPDPLPPKEEILFDAKRQQLLERATMALGRLDSITLLLPDPDIFLYSYVRQEAVLSSQIEGTQSSLSDLLLYEVDEAPGVPFDDVVEVSQYVGALDHGLKRLNGGFPLCNRLLREMHEVLLSHGRGSSKQPGEFRRSQNWIGGTRPGNAQFVPPPPHRVEECMRALEQFLHDEEQPYPTLIKAALAHVQFETIHPFLDGNGRLGRLLISFILHHDGLLSKPLLYLSLYFKEHRAYYYELLNRVREEGDWEAWIDFFLEGVEKTALDAVTKAQLLVQTMREDELTVSQTGRQANSMLRCLQSLSHRPVNSIKGIAESTNLSYPSVSKAIEKLEELGIVREITGKERNRVYGYERFLRVLNG
- a CDS encoding type IV toxin-antitoxin system AbiEi family antitoxin domain-containing protein yields the protein MENILNPYVGNVNAKISYMVKKGELIRLKKGVYAFGEEYRSAPIDMISAANILYAPSYVSFEYALSYYGLIPERVYEVTSATMRMKKEFDTPVGRFTYKSIPLKAYAIGIDWIYDDINGGKLIATAEKALCDKIRSDRGIGRLSQSKLETYLAYDLRIDMDLLYALDAGLISAIAAAYRSSNLQNLAKLINKRKQSA
- a CDS encoding winged helix-turn-helix transcriptional regulator, whose translation is MLETIFGSKNRERVLQFILANGEGYAKEIADFYGTSIDPIQKQLEKMELGGVLVSKKVGRTRLFMFNPRYAFLNELKALLEKARSYYSPEEIERLTMTRKRPRRSGKPL
- a CDS encoding HigA family addiction module antitoxin, whose amino-acid sequence is MSKLNRLPAHAGEILKEEFLVPLGITQSHLAKALHTSFRAINELVNEKRGITTEMALRLAKYFDTSPQLWLNLQNQYDLYRISQKKKTELDMVETGHFDVA
- a CDS encoding Z1 domain-containing protein, with product MDCYEKIKSQLKTLIITTKELPTKEDLYKKIPLFEQVLGCLLSDEESELLVKEIISENQISIPLGTEVVKKGWEPWLHKIKDRSTYYEDRYRYYLLNNEGYPAGVVNKIFEKNEKILDYLENPEREGRWIKKGLVMGYVQSGKTANYISLINKAADVGYKLIILIAGIHNNLREQTQKRVNEGFIGFDNLEKEYIGVGQIDSKRIPGSLTSTLNDFKKTNLQSLGINPKDYKEPIILVIKKNYSTLNNILNWLKGTTTEEKLSDYPLLIIDDEADNASVNTKKNPDEATKINKQIRQILELFHRRCYVGYTATPFANIFINPNNEDDEVGVDLFPEDFIIALEAPSNYIGATRIFLDEDSDILREIEDNETCLPVKHKADWRVDCLPESLYNAVYVFLLSGAIKRLRGIKNRHHSMLINVSFRIAIQEQIKTILDEDVRNILTMVRYNCKKNLHSMLKNDTISIMYRIWEGEYSDKDPYSFSEVLEEITNYERLTKVQVINSKNEPLRYSDYDDTGLNVIAIGGYSLSRGFTLEGLTVSYFLRNTQMYDTLLQMGRWFGYRDRYEDLCRVYMRVEAIEWYGYIAEVVEELKEELKIMEYYKQSPRDYGLKIKDHPASLIVTARNKMYSARDALVEVCYSNKLIETRVLSNRKNVIEDNLAAVSQFVKELGENFIPNANNYLWENIDADTVLGFLKKFKNHPLNQSTDTGALTNYVEKGKEYELKSWDVALINISKNESYILFDDFKTGKIERNAPREDDAVIISGKKHRVGQPSDERIALEPKDIDAAKDLAINLKKMKLEAEGVFGEEIEEKLKSVKPKGNHYREFRKKPLLILYIIKVKDTDEFDSVAAYAISFPKINNSDLCSNNRKGLYKVNQRWWEEYIKPSWDELEEVTEDEE
- a CDS encoding helix-turn-helix transcriptional regulator, producing the protein MIELNRPPTHAGEILKEEFLVPLGITQSHLAKALHTSFHAINKLVNEKRKQSWIRLRSGILT